Proteins encoded by one window of Perca fluviatilis chromosome 13, GENO_Pfluv_1.0, whole genome shotgun sequence:
- the stmnd1 gene encoding stathmin domain-containing protein 1 produces the protein MGCGNSTAVQPLRPAEFKGDEDETESKVDGRGDSAVSKGTTDSGVVMEKRDIHVLPGAVPRKLPPITSECVRESDADRITQDGLLQQESTLQERPRSSDILEELLNQGIILVGQTRQRGSGAGEAYSIMLDDGEGVRRRPPARLKSLNGKKVESLPSKEEIEEKIRLAEERRKLREDELRMRLRTKTARVRGSAPTSSTEDEDAALSPVEPLQSLLTPDHLDPLPHSQIQREAAEGGEWVREAGGDVKEKMGRADKGEGRRVQGEDRGDNREEGSERGSEDGDGEEEKELTQGEQLKEDKLLTASGELESDSSFQHAEDKEQIF, from the exons ATGGGATGCGGCAACTCCACAGCGGTCCAACCGTTGAGACCGGCAGAGTTCAAGGGAGACGAG gatgagacagagagtaAAGTTGATGGTCGTGGAGACTCTGCTGTGTCAAAGGGCACCACAGACAGCGGGGTGGTGATGGAGAAGAGAGACATCCATGTGTTACCTGGAGCGGTGCCCAGAAAACTCCCCCCTATAACATCGGAGTGTGTCAGAGAAAGCGATGCGGACAGAATTACACAAGATG GCTTGCTGCAGCAGGAGAGCACACTGCAGGAGCGCCCAAGGTCCAGTGACATCCTGGAGGAACTGCTGAACCAAGGCATCATACTTGTGGGACAGACGAGACAGAGGGGCAGCGGGGCCGGAGAGGCCTACAGCATCATG ctggaTGACGGGGAGGGGGTCAGGCGAAGGCCTCCTGCCAGACTGAAGTCCCTAAACGGTAAGAAGGTGGAAAGTTTACCTAGCAAAGAAGAGATTGAGGAGAAGATAAGACTTGCTGAGGAGAGACGCAAG ttaagggaaGACGAGCTCAGGATGCGTTTGAGGACCAAGACAGCCCGTGTTCGGGGCTCTGCTCCCACCTCCAGCACAGAGGACGAGGATGCAGCTCTCAGCCCTGTGGAGCCGCTACAGTCACTGCTCACCCCGGACCACCTCGATCCACTGCCTCACAGCCAGATCCAACGTGAGGCAGCCGAAGGCGGGGAGTGGGTGAGAGAGGCTGGAGGTGATGTCAAAGAAAAAATGGGTAGAGCAGACAAGGGAGAAGGGAGGAGAGTGCAGGGAGAAGATAGGGGAGATAACAGAGAGGAAGGTTCAGAGAGGGGGAGTGAGGATGGTGAtggggaagaggagaaggagttGACCCAGGGGGAGCAGCTCAAGGAGGACAAGCT